In the genome of Sporanaerobacter acetigenes DSM 13106, the window GTGAAGCATTGAATAGGTTGAAAAGAGAAGCATTTGAACAAATATATATACAATCTCTCCATATAATACCTGGTCATGAATTTGAAAAGTTAATTGGACAAGTTCATGATTTTGAGGAAGAAAATAAGAATATTCATATAAGTATTGGAAGACCATTGTTGTTTGATGAAGGGGATTATGAAAAAGTAGTAAATGCATTGGATATTTTAAATTTGAGGGAAAATGAAGCAATGGTATATATGGGGCATGGTACGGATCATGCCAATGATAAATGCTATGATTTGCTTCAGCAAAGCTTTAGAGAAAAAGGTTTTCAAAGAATTTATATTGGTACAGTTGAAGGAAAGAAAACTATTGAAGATATAATTCCTATTTTGAAGGAAGAAAAAATAGACAAAGTCATATTGAAACCCTTTATGTTGGTTGCAGGAGATCATGCCAACAATGACATGGCGGGGGATGGTAAGGATTCATGGAAAAGTATACTTTTAAAAGAAGGATTTCAAGTGGCAACATATATAAAGGGATTGGGAGAAATTGAGAGTATACAAGAATTGTTTGTTTCTAATTTAAAAAATATGATTTAGTCAGGAGAAATGATAATGAGCAGTTGTGAAGAAAAAAATGGAACGAGTAAGGGATTTATATTGATTTTACTTGTAGTTTTGTGTATTGTAAGTTTTTTTGTAAGCATTGGGAATGGTGCGGTGAAAATATCTCCTAGAGAAATAGTTGATGCAATTCTTTTTGAAAAGGATACGATTAATTATCAAGTTATATGGAATGTGAGACTTCCTAGAACTATAGTGGCAGGCCTTGTAGGAATATGCCTTTCACTGTCAGGAGCTATTTTGCAAGGGATCATGAGAAATCCTTTGGCAGGTCCCAATATCATAGGGGTTTCTTCTGGCGGAGGGCTTATGGCTTTAACAATTCTCATATTATTTCCTGAATTTTATTATTTAGTTCCAGCAGGTGCTTTCATAGGTTCACTATTAGCTACTTTATTTATATATTGTTTAGCTTGGAAAGATGGTGTTCTTCCTACACGGCTTATTTTAGCTGGTGTAGCTGTTTCATCACTTTTAAATGCAGGAATAAATGCTCTTATGACTTTTTTCCCGGATAAAGTTGCAGGGGTCATAGGTTTTATGGTAGGAGGACTTTCAGCTACTACTTGGTCTCAAGTAAAATTGTTGTTTCCATATGCAGTTGTAGGAGTGTTTTTGACTATGTTGATTCCAAATAAATTAAATATATTGATGTTAGGTGATGAGGTAGCTACTGGGTTGGGACTAAATGTAGAGAGAACTAGATTTAGTTTTATAGTTCTTTCCTCTTTACTTGCAGGAAGTGCTGTGAGTGTTGTTGGACTTTTGGGATTTGTAGGTCTTATAGTGCCTCATATGGCTAGGCTTTTCATAGGTTCAGATTATAGATATTTGTTTCCAGCTTGTGTTTTTTTTGGAGCTTCAGTAGTTATATTGTGTGATACTTTGGCTAGAGTACTATTTGCACCTATGGAAATTCCTGTAGGAATTATAATGTCAGCTCTTGGCGCTCCATTTTTCCTATACTTATTAAGAAAAAAGGAGAGTGTTTAACGGTGGGAATCAAAGTACAAGATCTCTATGTGAACTATGGTGAGAAAGAAGTTATAAAAGGTGTAAACCTTCAAATTGAAGATGGACATGTAGTGACTGTTATCGGACCCAATGGTTCGGGAAAATCAACTATTTTAAAGTCTATATCTAGATGTTTAAAACCTGTAAAGGGCAAGGTTTATTTAGATGATGAAAATATTTACACTATTAATACCAAGAAAGTGGCTCAAAAATTAGCCATACTTCCTCAAGTGAAAAACGTATCTTCTGATGTAGTTGTAGAAGAGCTGGTTTCCTATGGAAGATATCCACATTTGGGATTTGGAAAGAAATTAAAAAAAGAAGATTTGGAAATTGTAGATTGGGCCATAGAAAAGACTGGGCTTAAAGATTTAAGAAAGAGATTTGTAGCTACCCTTTCAGGAGGAGAAAGACAAAGAGCTTGGATAGCTATGTCACTTGCTCAAAAACCTAAAATATTGCTACTTGATGAACCTACTACTTTTTTGGATATTTCTTATCAATTAGAAGTACTTGAACTTATAAAAGAATTAAATCAAACCTTAAATCTTACA includes:
- a CDS encoding ABC transporter ATP-binding protein encodes the protein MGIKVQDLYVNYGEKEVIKGVNLQIEDGHVVTVIGPNGSGKSTILKSISRCLKPVKGKVYLDDENIYTINTKKVAQKLAILPQVKNVSSDVVVEELVSYGRYPHLGFGKKLKKEDLEIVDWAIEKTGLKDLRKRFVATLSGGERQRAWIAMSLAQKPKILLLDEPTTFLDISYQLEVLELIKELNQTLNLTVVMVLHDLNQAARYSDEIFVIKDGKLSKSGCPEDIINASLLKDVFRIEADIYEDSINNCPYFIPKKINKVVN
- a CDS encoding sirohydrochlorin cobaltochelatase, with amino-acid sequence MKKAILVVSFGTTYEETRKICIESVENKIRDRFSDFEVRRAFTSQMVINKLKNRDGIVVDNVSEALNRLKREAFEQIYIQSLHIIPGHEFEKLIGQVHDFEEENKNIHISIGRPLLFDEGDYEKVVNALDILNLRENEAMVYMGHGTDHANDKCYDLLQQSFREKGFQRIYIGTVEGKKTIEDIIPILKEEKIDKVILKPFMLVAGDHANNDMAGDGKDSWKSILLKEGFQVATYIKGLGEIESIQELFVSNLKNMI
- a CDS encoding FecCD family ABC transporter permease produces the protein MSSCEEKNGTSKGFILILLVVLCIVSFFVSIGNGAVKISPREIVDAILFEKDTINYQVIWNVRLPRTIVAGLVGICLSLSGAILQGIMRNPLAGPNIIGVSSGGGLMALTILILFPEFYYLVPAGAFIGSLLATLFIYCLAWKDGVLPTRLILAGVAVSSLLNAGINALMTFFPDKVAGVIGFMVGGLSATTWSQVKLLFPYAVVGVFLTMLIPNKLNILMLGDEVATGLGLNVERTRFSFIVLSSLLAGSAVSVVGLLGFVGLIVPHMARLFIGSDYRYLFPACVFFGASVVILCDTLARVLFAPMEIPVGIIMSALGAPFFLYLLRKKESV